A stretch of Zymoseptoria tritici IPO323 chromosome 1, whole genome shotgun sequence DNA encodes these proteins:
- a CDS encoding L-rhamnoate dehydratase-like protein (Similar to L-rhamnonate dehydratase which is part of the mandelate racemase/muconate family.) — protein MAGSQEKVKAFPKIKEIKTFIIQGVGSGGDYHNVKGGHWLIDSKISTPMSGYEAYRASRTSWGINVLGSFCVEIEASDGTTGFATGFGGPPACWLVAEHFRRFLIGADPRDTNHLFEQMYRASMFYGRKGLPVAVISVIDLAIWDLLGKIRNEPVYKMIGGATRERLEFYCTGPAPGAAKEMGFSGAKVPLPYSPGEGPEGMRKNVEYLRARRAEVGPDFPLRVDCYMSLNVQYTIELAEKCKDLNIDWWEECLSPDDFDGQALIKRAHPTLKFTTGEHEYSRYGFRKLIEGRNVDILQPDVMWVGGMTELLKVSAMAAAYDLPVVPHASGPYSYHFVVSQANSPFQEYLANSPDGKSVLPVFGNLFINEPIPTKGYLDVSVLDKPGFGLELNPSAPLIDAAGILNPAPARSLPPPMQQEEDAKA, from the exons ATGGCAGGATCACAGGAGAAAGTCAAGGCTTTCCCAAAGATCAAGGAGATCAAGACTTTCATCATCCAAGGCGTTGGCTCCGGCGGTGACTACCACAATGTCAAAGGCGGACACTGGCTGATTGACTCGAAAATCTCCACGCCCATGTCAGGATATGAAGCTTACAGAGCTTCAAGGACAAGCTGGGGCATCAATGTGCTCGGATCGTTCTGCGTGGAGATCGAAGCGAGTGACGGGACCACGGGCTTCGCTACTGGGTTCGGTGGCCCGCCAGCATGTTGGCTGGTTGCTGAGCACTTCCGGAGATTCCTCATTGGAGCTG ACCCGAGAGATACGAACCACCTCTTCGAGCAAATGTACCGAGCCTCAATGTTTTATGGCCGAAAAGGACTTCCAGTAGCAGTCATATCCGTGATCGATCTTGCAATCTGGGATCTGCTGGGCAAGATTCGGAATGAGCCAGTATACAAGATGATCGGTGGGGCGACCCGTGAACGACTCGAGTTCTACTGCACGGGCCCAGCTCCCGGTGCTGCGAAAGAGATGGGCTTCAGCGGAGCAAAAGTGCCGTTGCCATACAGTCCCGGCGAAGGACCAGAAGGAATGAGAAAGAACGTGGAATACCTCCGAGCGAGGAGAGCAGAGGTCGGACCAGACTTTCCTCTGCGGGTAGACTGCTACATGAGTCTGAACGTCCAGTACACGATCGAGCTGGCGGAGAAGTGCAAGGATCTGAACATCGACTGGTGGGAGGAGTGCCTGTCGCCGGACGACTTTGATGGCCAGGCGTTGATCAAGCGTGCGCATCCCACGCTCAAGTTCACAACTGGCGAGCACGAGTACTCCAGATATGGTTTCCGCAAACTCATCGAGGGCCGGAATGTGGATATTCTCCAGCCTGATGTGATGTGGGTGGGTGGTATGACTGAGCTGTTGAAGGTCAGCGCGATGGCAGCAGCGTACGACTTGCCTGTGGTTCCCCACGCCTCTGGTCCGTACAGCTACCATTTCGTGGTCTCTCAAGCGAACAGTCCGTTCCAGGAATATCTGGCCAATTCGCCTGATGGCAAGAGTGTGCTTCCGGTGTTTGGCAATCTGTTCATCAATGAGCCAATTCCAACAAAGGGATATCTCGACGTCTCCGTGCTGGACAAGCCAGGTTTCGGGTTGGAGCTGAATCCTTCTGCGCCGCTGATTGATGCTGCTGGCATCTTGAACCCAGCTCCAGCTAGGTCTTTGCCGCCACCGatgcagcaggaggaggacgcAAAGGCGTGA
- the MgSCY1 gene encoding Scytalone dehydratase: ELQGCMAAVYEWADSYDSKDWTRLSKCIAPTLRIDYRSFLNKIWEAMPAADFITMASDPHVLGDPSLKTQHFIGGTKWEKVSDDDIIGYHQLRVPHQKYTDASCTVVAVKGHAHSFNTHWYKRVEGVWKFAGLNPEIRWTEYNFEEVFASGREKL; this comes from the coding sequence GAACTCCAAGGCTGCATGGCCGCCGTCTACGAATGGGCCGACAGCTACGACAGCAAAGACTGGACCCGTCTCTCCAAATGCATCGCCCCGACCCTCCGCATCGATTACCGCTCCTTCCTCAACAAAATTTGGGAAGCCATGCCGGCCGCCGACTTCATCACCATGGCGTCCGACCCGCACGTGCTCGGCGACCCATCCCTGAAAACCCAGCACTTCATCGGCGGCACCAAGTGGGAGAAGgtctccgacgacgacattatCGGCTACCATCAGCTGCGCGTGCCGCATCAGAAGTATACGGATGCGTCGTGCACGGTTGTGGCGGTGAAGGGACATGCGCACAGTTTTAACACGCATTGGTATAAGAGAGTCGAGGGCGTTTGGAAGTTTGCGGGCTTGAATCCGGAGATCCGCTGGACGGAGTATAACTTCGAGGAGGTGTTTGCGAGTGGGAGGGAGAAGTTG
- the ERG26 gene encoding ERG26, C-3 sterol dehydrogenase (C-3 sterol dehydrogenase, catalyzes the second of three steps required to remove two C-4 methyl groups from an intermediate in ergosterol biosynthesis) yields MAKSTEPCDAADDCNLNLERDLLLVPLGTVLVTGGSGGLANQILLLLTSRRVCSHLHSLDLRAPPEPINGVHYHSADLTDEAAVRQLFDNIHPDVVIHCASPRFDAPKHVMHKVNVDGTRILISAAKDSGTKAFVYTSSASVISDAWTDLRGADESYPLVMGDQQPEFYTHTKAQAETHVLSQNRPATHPDFLTTAIRPSGIFGCGDSYVLPGIIAAYRAGRTNFQLGDNENLFDFTENTNVAHAHHLAAAALIKSSRTENLVGEEAEDEETRVDGEAFFITNDQPLPFWTFTRLAWAYAGDQTKAEQIWRIPRTWAMVIAGMLEWTFWALRLGDPPLSRQKVRLSCMTRWYSIAKAKRRLGYRPLVELREGLRRGVEDCVGRGG; encoded by the exons ATGGCGAAGTCTACGGAACCTTGCGACGCTGCTGATGACTGCAATCTCAACCTCGAGCgcgatctcctcctcgttcccCTCGGCACAGTCCTCGTAACCGGCGGCAGCGGCGGCCTGGCCAAccaaatcctcctcctcctcacatcCCGCCGCGTCTGTTCCCATCTCCACTCCCTCGACCTCCGAGCGCCGCCAGAGCCCATCAATGGCGTGCACTACCACTCCGCAGACCTCACCGACGAAGCCGCCGTCCGCCAGCTCTTCGACAACATCCACCCCGACGTAGTCATCCACTGCGCAAGCCCACGCTTCGATGCACCGAAACACGTCATGCACAAGGTCAATGTCGACGGGACCAGGATCCTGATCAGTGCTGCGAAGGACTCCGGCACCAAGGCTTTCGTATACACGAGCTCTGCCAGCGTCATCAGCGACGCTTGGACTGATTTACGAGGTGCGGACGAGTCGTATCCATTGGTGATGGGAGATCAGCAGCCCGAGTTTTACACTCACACCAAG GCCCAAGCAGAAACCCACGTCCTCTCTCAAAACCGTCCCGCTACACACCCAGACTTCCTCACCACCGCGATTCGTCCCTCTGGAATCTTCGGCTGCGGCGACTCCTATGTTCTCCCCGGCATCATAGCCGCCTACCGCGCCGGCCGCACGAATTTCCAACTCGGCGACAATGAAaacctcttcgacttcacggAAAACACCAACGTGGCGCACGCGCACCACTTGGCCGCTGCAGCACTGATAAAGTCCAGTCGTACCGAGAATCTCGTCGgtgaggaggccgaggatgaagaaACCAGAGTCGACGGCGAAgccttcttcatcaccaaCGATCAACCCCTTCCTTTCTGGACCTTCACGCGCCTAGCGTGGGCGTACGCGGGCGATCAGACGAAAGCGGAGCAAATCTGGCGGATTCCGAGGACGTGGGCGATGGTGATCGCGGGAATGCTTGAGTGGACTTTTTGGGCATTGCGATTGGGTGATCCGCCGTTGTCGAGGCAGAAGGTGCGGTTGAGTTGTATGACGCGGTGGTACTCGATTGCGAAGGCGAAGCGGAGACTTGGGTATCGGCCGTTGGTGGAGTTGAGAGAGGGTTTGAGGCGGGGAGTTGAGGATTGTGTTGGACGCGGTGGATAG
- the MgBmh1 gene encoding uncharacterized protein (related to yeast Bmh1 that is a 14-3-3 protein, major isoform and can bind proteins and DNA, involved in regulation of many processes including exocytosis and vesicle transport, Ras/MAPK signaling during pseudohyphal development, rapamycin-sensitive signaling, and others), whose product MGYEDSVYLAKLAEQAERYEEMVENMKAVASADQELSVEERNLLSVAYKNVIGARRASWRIVTSIEQKEESKGNEQQVTLIKEYRQKIEAELAKICEDILEVLDKHLIPSAQTGESKVFYHKMKGDYHRYLAEFAMGDKRKESADKSLEAYQAATEVAGTDLAPTHPIRLGLALNFSVFYYEILNSPDKACQMAKTSFDEAIAELDTLSEESYKDSTLIMQLLRDNLTLWTSSEAEPSGEPAAAAAEGESKDTSDAPAGEDAKPAQ is encoded by the exons ATGGGTTACGAAGACTCCGTCTACCTCGCGAAGCTCGCCGAGCAAGCCGAGCGCTATGAGG AAATGGTCGAGAACATGAAGGCCGTCGCCTCCGCCGACCAGGAGCTGTCCGTCGAGGAGCGAAATCTGCTCTCGGTCGCCTACAAGAACGTCATCGGTGCCCGCCGTGCCTCGTGGCGCATTGTGACATCCATCgagcagaaggaggagagcaAGGGCAACGAGCAGCAGGTCACTCTCATCAAGGAGTACCGCCAGAAGATTGAGGCCGAGCTCGCGAAGATCTGCGAGGACATCCTCGAGGTTTTGGACAAGCACTTGATTCCTTCGGCCCAGACCGGCGAGTCCAAGGTCTTCTACCACAAGAT GAAGGGTGACTACCACCGCTACCTCGCCGAGTTTGCCATGGGCGACAAGCGCAAGGAGTCCGCCGACAAGTCCCTCGAAGCGTACCAGGCTGCCACCGAGGTTGCCGGCACCGATCTCGCACCAACCCACCCCATCCGTCTTGGACTCGCATTGAACTTCTCGGTCTTCTACTACGAGATCTTGAACTCCCCTGACAAGGCCTGCCAGATGGCCAAGACCTCTTTCGACGAGGCTATTGCTG AGCTCGACACCCTCTCCGAGGAGAGCTACAAGGATTCCACCCTCATCATGCAGTTGCTCCGTGACAACCTG ACCCTCTGGACTTCCTCCGAGGCCGAGCCATCCGGTGAGCCAgccgctgccgccgccgagggaGAGAGCAAGGACACCAGCGACGCACCAGCTGGCGAGGACGCCAAGCCCGCCCAGTAG